In Gemmatimonadales bacterium, the following are encoded in one genomic region:
- a CDS encoding LytTR family DNA-binding domain-containing protein, translated as MTRRVLVADDEPLSRDRIRIMLGADAGYLIVAECGDGPSAVEGILAHRPEIVFLDIRMPGLDGLEVLAALDEVATPPAVIFVTAHDAYAVKAFNVGAVDYLLKPFDAERFAAALARAEVRLQGGGGAALEPALKVLLQQVKARHLYPERFLVRAAKHLYFVKAAEIEWLDGASNYVRLHIGGRAHLVRDTLKAIASKLPPDRFVRVHRSVIVNVDRIRRLEPSGHGEYLIMLEDGTRLTSSRGHSKELQALLRE; from the coding sequence GTGACGCGCCGGGTGCTGGTCGCCGACGACGAACCACTGTCGCGCGACCGCATCCGCATCATGTTGGGCGCCGACGCCGGCTACCTCATTGTCGCCGAATGCGGCGACGGTCCCTCAGCGGTGGAAGGGATCCTCGCGCACCGGCCCGAGATCGTGTTCCTCGATATCCGGATGCCGGGACTCGACGGGCTGGAGGTGCTCGCGGCACTCGACGAGGTGGCGACTCCGCCCGCGGTGATCTTCGTGACCGCGCACGACGCGTATGCCGTGAAGGCGTTCAACGTGGGGGCGGTGGATTATCTCCTCAAGCCGTTCGACGCCGAGCGTTTTGCCGCCGCGCTGGCGCGCGCAGAGGTCAGGCTGCAGGGCGGAGGAGGTGCGGCACTCGAGCCCGCGCTCAAGGTGCTCCTGCAACAGGTCAAGGCCCGGCATCTTTATCCTGAACGGTTCCTGGTCCGCGCCGCCAAGCACCTCTACTTCGTCAAGGCCGCGGAGATCGAATGGCTTGACGGCGCCTCCAACTACGTGCGCCTCCACATCGGCGGGCGCGCCCATCTGGTGCGGGACACGCTGAAAGCGATCGCGTCGAAACTCCCGCCCGACCGATTCGTGCGCGTGCATCGCTCGGTCATCGTGAACGTGGACCGCATCCGGCGGCTCGAGCCGAGCGGCCACGGCGAGTACCTCATCATGCTGGAGGACGGAACCCGGCTGACCTCGAGCCGCGGTCACAGCAAGGAACTGCAGGCGCTGCTGCGGGAGTAG
- a CDS encoding AbrB/MazE/SpoVT family DNA-binding domain-containing protein has protein sequence MSVVTVSPKFQVVIPLAIRESLGLQPGQKVQALQYQNRIEFIPVRSMRSMRGFLKGINTTVVRDRDRV, from the coding sequence ATGTCCGTCGTCACCGTGTCGCCGAAGTTCCAGGTCGTCATCCCCCTCGCCATCCGGGAATCGCTTGGCCTGCAGCCCGGGCAGAAGGTCCAGGCGCTGCAGTACCAGAACCGCATCGAATTCATTCCCGTGCGCTCGATGCGTTCGATGCGTGGATTCCTGAAGGGAATCAACACGACGGTGGTGCGGGACCGGGACCGGGTATGA
- a CDS encoding DUF5916 domain-containing protein — translation MLILGLLLVQATTSAAPSPLPTSGRATRPTIVATRALTAPVIDGRDDDEVWRAAPLIEGFRQEVPRANADPTFRTTGRVAYDANNLYVFLRAYDPHPDSIEAALARRDQDSRSDLMGVLVDGYRDRRTGYEFDFNPKGVKLDFTFRDDGGSFDDAWDGVWDVATRIDSLGWTAEVRIPLSQIRYPNAPSDTFGIYLWRSVKRLGEGMTWPFRNLQIPGLASQFGDVTGLDSLAPPRHGEFVPYLVTRNVTVPSATGSRHETGASLGADLHYALASNVTLSATVNPDFGQVEADPAELNLTQFETFFAERRPFFVEGASLFSYDINCALYSCFHEGLFYSRRIGRAPQLAEINGDSTSPGATRILGAGKLVARLGHLAIGALGSATERVDGSSGLAIEPSARYGVLRATQDFRNGETGIGLTFTAVDRDLDTSSAAYLHRSAYAGGLDARSRWGKEYQLHGSVHWSRVEGTPAAITATERDPIHNYQRPDGALVVDSAATSLSGDDEQVAFDKTGGVVRFQMIYMRSSPGFEVNDVGFLRQADQQQAYGWLNLTLNRPTSWYRSVVWNGNAWWQATTAGLVTDRAVNTNVHLTLHNLWTLGAWGVVDGLGTTFCDRCARGGPALRQDRSLGTWWDVTGDSRNAVVPEVTVTTSRADEGRSHSFSVTPTFTINASSRLSASLGGAITTAQNDRQWLANPVDSAGVTHFTFAHLDQRTVAITARLNYTLSTTLSLQGYLQPFASWGAYTDVRELADPRAAAYADRFKPYAPATDPGGVNAKQLNANVVLRWEYHPGSTLFAVWTQGRQDFTSTPGTGSAFDNLRSILDVPAQNTFLINVSHWFNW, via the coding sequence ATGCTGATCCTGGGTCTGCTCCTGGTCCAAGCCACCACCTCGGCCGCGCCGTCCCCACTGCCAACGTCGGGTCGGGCAACGCGGCCCACCATCGTGGCCACGCGCGCCCTGACGGCACCCGTCATTGACGGCCGCGATGACGACGAGGTGTGGCGAGCGGCGCCGCTGATCGAGGGTTTCCGCCAGGAGGTGCCGAGGGCGAACGCCGACCCCACGTTTCGCACCACCGGGCGCGTCGCCTACGACGCGAACAACCTGTACGTGTTCCTCCGCGCGTACGATCCGCACCCGGACAGCATTGAGGCCGCCCTGGCGCGGCGCGACCAGGACTCGCGATCGGACCTCATGGGCGTGCTGGTGGACGGGTACCGCGACCGGCGCACTGGCTACGAGTTCGACTTCAATCCGAAGGGCGTCAAGCTCGACTTCACCTTTCGCGACGACGGCGGGTCGTTCGATGACGCCTGGGACGGCGTGTGGGATGTCGCGACCCGCATTGACTCGCTGGGGTGGACCGCCGAGGTGCGGATCCCGCTGTCGCAAATCCGCTACCCCAACGCGCCGAGCGACACGTTCGGCATCTACCTGTGGCGGTCGGTCAAGCGATTGGGCGAGGGGATGACCTGGCCGTTCCGCAATCTTCAGATTCCGGGGCTCGCGTCGCAGTTCGGCGATGTGACGGGACTCGATAGCCTGGCGCCGCCTCGTCATGGCGAGTTCGTCCCTTACCTGGTGACCAGGAACGTGACGGTGCCGTCTGCCACCGGGTCGAGGCATGAGACCGGGGCGTCGCTGGGTGCCGATCTCCACTATGCACTCGCATCCAACGTGACGCTCAGCGCGACGGTGAACCCGGACTTCGGGCAGGTGGAAGCCGACCCGGCGGAGTTGAACCTCACGCAATTCGAGACGTTTTTCGCCGAGCGGCGGCCGTTCTTTGTCGAGGGAGCGAGCCTCTTCTCGTACGACATCAACTGCGCGCTCTATTCCTGTTTCCACGAGGGATTGTTCTACTCGCGGCGCATCGGCCGTGCACCGCAGCTGGCGGAGATCAACGGAGACTCGACGTCGCCGGGCGCCACCAGAATCCTGGGCGCCGGCAAGCTGGTCGCGCGCCTGGGCCACCTCGCGATCGGCGCTTTGGGATCAGCGACCGAGCGTGTGGACGGCTCCTCGGGACTCGCCATTGAGCCTTCGGCCCGTTACGGGGTGCTCCGTGCCACGCAGGACTTCCGCAATGGCGAGACCGGCATCGGCCTCACGTTCACCGCGGTCGATCGCGACCTCGACACGTCATCCGCCGCGTACCTCCATCGGTCGGCGTACGCGGGCGGACTCGACGCGCGAAGTCGTTGGGGAAAGGAGTACCAGTTGCACGGCTCGGTGCATTGGAGCCGGGTCGAGGGGACACCGGCCGCGATTACCGCAACGGAACGCGACCCGATTCACAACTACCAGCGCCCCGATGGCGCGCTCGTGGTGGACAGCGCCGCAACCAGCTTGAGCGGTGACGACGAGCAGGTCGCGTTCGACAAGACTGGAGGCGTGGTCCGCTTCCAGATGATCTATATGCGCAGCTCGCCCGGATTCGAGGTGAACGACGTCGGATTCCTGCGCCAGGCCGATCAGCAGCAGGCATATGGGTGGCTCAACCTCACGCTCAACCGGCCCACTAGCTGGTATCGCAGTGTCGTGTGGAACGGGAACGCATGGTGGCAGGCGACCACTGCGGGCCTCGTCACGGACCGCGCCGTGAATACCAACGTGCATCTCACGCTCCACAACCTGTGGACGCTGGGTGCGTGGGGCGTGGTCGATGGGCTGGGCACCACCTTCTGCGATCGTTGCGCTCGCGGCGGACCAGCGCTCCGACAGGACCGCTCGCTGGGGACCTGGTGGGACGTGACCGGCGACAGCCGTAACGCGGTCGTGCCCGAGGTCACGGTCACGACGTCGCGCGCCGACGAGGGGCGATCCCACTCATTCAGCGTGACGCCCACCTTCACGATCAATGCGTCGAGCCGGTTGTCGGCGAGCCTTGGTGGCGCAATCACCACCGCGCAGAACGATCGGCAGTGGCTGGCGAACCCGGTCGATTCGGCCGGCGTCACCCATTTTACCTTCGCCCATCTCGATCAACGGACCGTGGCGATCACCGCGCGCCTCAATTACACCCTCTCAACCACGCTGTCGCTCCAGGGGTATCTGCAGCCCTTCGCGAGCTGGGGGGCCTATACCGACGTGCGCGAACTCGCCGACCCGCGCGCGGCGGCGTACGCGGATCGGTTCAAGCCGTACGCCCCGGCGACCGACCCCGGCGGTGTCAACGCAAAACAGCTCAATGCCAATGTCGTACTGCGGTGGGAATACCACCCCGGATCCACCCTCTTCGCGGTGTGGACCCAGGGGCGCCAGGACTTCACCAGCACGCCGGGCACTGGGAGCGCGTTCGACAACTTGCGAAGCATCCTCGACGTGCCCGCTCAGAATACCTTCCTGATCAACGTCTCCCACTGGTTCAACTGGTAG
- a CDS encoding histidine kinase produces MTATTPIWRRWLILWAWGFAAFTALGLMSAIQNGVNLLRAGQGVDWVTLTGDRLLDNYGYAGFVPAIVLLVRRFPLDRIHWKSSAVILLAATFVFVMLKCEVVERVEALVWPLGAGFASHIFGTMYDMWGIVVVAQAIEFYRRAMERERQAVELRERLTHAQLEALRSQLHPHFLFNTLNGAATLMHTDVPAADRMLTQLSDLLRATLTPGGPQEIPLTDELDLLERYLAIMRMRFRDRLTAVVVVDPAARPGLVPQFLLQPLVENALEHGIEAKPGPGRVEVRVTREDDRLRITITDDGPGPDGAAPTAGGIGMANTRARLAQLYGDEGELTLAAAGPGGGARVTVSLPVRVSGPAA; encoded by the coding sequence ATGACGGCCACCACACCGATCTGGCGACGCTGGCTCATCCTCTGGGCATGGGGCTTTGCGGCGTTCACGGCGCTGGGCCTCATGTCTGCGATCCAGAACGGCGTGAACCTGCTGCGCGCGGGGCAGGGCGTGGATTGGGTCACGCTCACCGGCGATCGCCTGCTCGACAATTACGGCTACGCGGGCTTCGTGCCCGCCATCGTCCTCCTGGTGCGCCGCTTCCCCCTCGACCGGATACACTGGAAGAGCAGCGCGGTCATCCTGCTCGCCGCCACGTTCGTGTTCGTCATGCTCAAGTGCGAAGTCGTCGAACGAGTCGAAGCGCTGGTCTGGCCGCTGGGCGCGGGGTTCGCGTCGCACATTTTCGGCACGATGTACGACATGTGGGGCATTGTCGTCGTGGCCCAGGCGATCGAGTTCTACCGCCGGGCAATGGAGCGCGAGCGCCAGGCGGTGGAGCTGCGTGAGCGGCTGACCCACGCGCAACTCGAGGCGCTGCGCTCGCAGCTGCACCCGCATTTCCTCTTCAATACTCTGAACGGCGCCGCGACGCTCATGCACACCGATGTCCCGGCCGCCGACCGGATGCTCACCCAATTGTCGGACTTGCTCCGCGCCACACTCACGCCGGGCGGTCCGCAGGAGATCCCGCTCACCGACGAGCTGGACCTGCTGGAGCGCTACCTCGCGATCATGCGCATGCGCTTTCGCGACCGCCTCACCGCCGTGGTCGTGGTGGATCCTGCCGCGCGTCCCGGACTGGTGCCGCAATTCCTGTTGCAACCGCTGGTCGAAAATGCCCTGGAGCACGGCATCGAAGCGAAGCCGGGACCGGGCCGCGTCGAGGTGCGGGTCACTCGCGAGGACGACCGCCTGCGCATCACCATCACCGACGACGGCCCCGGACCCGACGGTGCAGCGCCGACCGCTGGCGGCATCGGCATGGCCAACACCCGCGCTCGGCTCGCTCAACTCTACGGCGACGAGGGGGAACTCACGCTCGCCGCCGCCGGCCCGGGCGGCGGTGCCCGCGTGACCGTGTCGCTGCCGGTGCGCGTCAGCGGGCCTGCCGCGTGA
- a CDS encoding mismatch-specific DNA-glycosylase: MLDDLFMDGLRLVVCGTAAGRASALVGHYYAGPGNKFWRTLAEVGLTPRRLEPSEYRLLPDYGIGLTDLVKAQFGGDHEITFALSGREILHAKIERHQPRVFCFNGKRAAKEFYGVDEVSFGMQPALIGRTRVFVAPSTSGAANGSWDHEAWRQLAGHVLGGQTTFERPTQARE, encoded by the coding sequence ATGCTTGACGATCTCTTCATGGATGGGCTTCGGCTCGTTGTGTGTGGGACAGCTGCGGGGCGCGCATCAGCGTTGGTGGGGCACTACTACGCCGGCCCCGGCAACAAGTTCTGGCGCACCTTGGCTGAAGTGGGCCTCACACCACGCCGCCTTGAGCCTTCAGAATACAGACTCCTTCCCGACTATGGCATCGGTCTCACCGACCTGGTCAAGGCCCAATTCGGCGGGGACCACGAGATCACGTTTGCCCTGAGCGGTCGCGAGATTCTGCACGCGAAGATCGAACGCCATCAACCACGTGTCTTCTGTTTCAATGGCAAGCGCGCAGCAAAGGAATTCTACGGGGTAGACGAAGTGTCGTTCGGTATGCAGCCGGCTTTGATCGGCCGGACGAGAGTGTTCGTCGCTCCTTCGACGAGCGGCGCGGCGAATGGCTCGTGGGACCATGAAGCGTGGCGGCAGTTGGCCGGACATGTGCTGGGGGGCCAGACTACGTTCGAGCGACCAACCCAGGCGCGGGAGTAG
- a CDS encoding type II toxin-antitoxin system VapC family toxin: protein MNVVDSSAWLEYFAGGAHAGRFAAVIESPDDLLVPSIVVLEVTRRVMQQRGEDAALQAAALLHQGEVVPLDSGLALAAAKLGLENKLPLADSIIFATAQQFDATLWTMDADFDGLPKVRYIAKQR, encoded by the coding sequence ATGAACGTCGTCGACTCCTCGGCGTGGCTCGAGTACTTCGCCGGAGGAGCCCACGCCGGGCGGTTTGCGGCGGTGATCGAGTCACCGGACGACCTGCTCGTGCCGTCGATCGTCGTCCTCGAGGTCACCCGCCGTGTCATGCAGCAGCGCGGCGAGGACGCGGCGCTTCAAGCGGCGGCATTGCTGCATCAAGGCGAAGTGGTCCCGCTTGATAGCGGCCTGGCACTTGCCGCCGCGAAGCTTGGCCTGGAGAACAAGTTGCCATTGGCGGACAGCATCATCTTTGCAACGGCGCAGCAGTTCGATGCGACGCTCTGGACGATGGATGCCGATTTCGATGGCCTGCCCAAGGTGCGGTATATCGCGAAGCAGCGATAG
- a CDS encoding class I SAM-dependent methyltransferase, protein MNHGTMTSPRDDSRFAGSIPEIYDEYLVPLIFQSYANDLATRAVRTSDNSILELAAGTGVLTRALAATLPTSTTLVATDLNPEMIDRARQRGTARPVEWRQADALHLPFPEASFDTVLCQFGVMFFPDRVAGFREARRVLRPRGCLIFSVWDRIEENDFAAVTTEALATLFPDAPPRFMARIPHGYHDKAEIERDLVQGGFDRGVAIDTVSARSLAESPRIPAVGYCQGTPLRNEIEGQGGRLGEATDYVEQALARQFGSGAVDGKIQAHIVVVES, encoded by the coding sequence ATGAATCACGGCACAATGACAAGTCCTCGCGACGACTCCAGATTCGCCGGGTCCATTCCTGAAATTTACGACGAATACCTCGTCCCTCTCATCTTTCAATCCTACGCCAATGACCTGGCGACCCGGGCTGTTCGAACATCAGACAACTCCATCCTCGAATTGGCCGCCGGCACTGGCGTTCTAACCCGAGCTCTCGCAGCAACGCTCCCGACCAGTACCACGCTCGTCGCCACCGATCTCAACCCGGAAATGATCGACCGAGCCCGGCAGCGCGGCACAGCGCGTCCGGTCGAGTGGCGCCAGGCAGACGCACTTCATCTCCCCTTCCCCGAAGCGTCCTTTGACACCGTCCTCTGTCAGTTCGGCGTGATGTTTTTCCCGGATCGCGTTGCAGGGTTTCGCGAGGCACGCCGAGTCCTTCGACCGCGGGGCTGCCTCATCTTCAGCGTGTGGGACCGAATCGAGGAGAATGACTTCGCGGCCGTCACGACGGAGGCTCTGGCGACGTTGTTCCCGGATGCTCCCCCGCGATTCATGGCCCGGATACCGCATGGCTACCACGACAAGGCCGAGATTGAGCGCGACCTGGTGCAGGGCGGCTTCGATCGTGGCGTCGCGATTGATACCGTGTCAGCTCGGAGCCTGGCTGAGAGCCCACGCATCCCTGCGGTCGGCTACTGCCAGGGGACCCCGCTTCGCAACGAGATCGAAGGACAGGGAGGGCGGCTTGGAGAGGCTACCGACTACGTCGAGCAAGCGCTTGCCCGGCAGTTCGGTTCAGGCGCGGTCGATGGAAAGATTCAGGCGCACATCGTCGTGGTGGAATCGTGA
- a CDS encoding GNAT family protein — MPLTVAPDITLSPLTSDDAGALLAILGADRETFDRWLRWSSTIQSVEDARRVIEDAAERERAGRGFHWGLRRDGQLIGGVVCWSIDPVHRVAELGYWLSANTRGRGLVTRATRMVADHLFAAGQVNRVEFQCRTENGPSRRVAERVGGQFEGIRRQSHLVAGAFRDHAVYAILAGDPPPGAGPVL, encoded by the coding sequence ATGCCGCTCACCGTCGCTCCTGACATCACCTTGTCGCCGCTCACTTCCGACGATGCCGGCGCATTGCTCGCCATTCTCGGCGCCGATCGCGAGACATTCGATCGGTGGCTGCGCTGGTCGAGCACGATTCAGTCGGTCGAGGATGCGCGACGCGTCATCGAGGATGCAGCGGAACGCGAACGAGCCGGACGAGGCTTTCACTGGGGATTGCGCCGCGACGGACAATTGATCGGTGGAGTCGTCTGCTGGTCAATTGACCCGGTTCATCGCGTTGCAGAACTGGGATACTGGCTGTCGGCGAACACTCGAGGCCGCGGCCTCGTGACACGAGCTACGCGCATGGTCGCGGATCACCTCTTCGCCGCCGGTCAGGTCAACCGGGTAGAGTTCCAGTGCCGGACCGAAAACGGTCCGTCACGACGGGTTGCTGAGCGCGTTGGTGGCCAGTTCGAGGGAATTCGTCGACAGTCCCATCTGGTCGCAGGAGCATTCCGCGATCACGCGGTGTACGCGATACTTGCTGGAGATCCGCCCCCCGGCGCTGGCCCGGTTCTCTGA
- a CDS encoding TQO small subunit DoxD — translation MLDRQYAPATPEPTAWRIGIALLRVHVGATWLWYAWPKFARSERYLPPSGYMISFAQASARNATGATRAILEHVILPHAAVWAELARFGELSAGLLLLLGFRSRLGGAIGLAVALCYAPFNYAFHEYHGGLLTLPDSMMAALSAVHILVPSGRMFGLDAVLARRGGMAKTARPMAGHEAAQ, via the coding sequence ATGCTGGATCGGCAGTACGCGCCGGCGACGCCTGAGCCGACGGCGTGGCGAATCGGCATCGCGCTGCTTCGGGTGCACGTCGGCGCGACCTGGCTCTGGTACGCGTGGCCGAAGTTCGCGCGCAGCGAACGCTACCTCCCTCCATCGGGCTACATGATAAGCTTCGCCCAGGCGAGTGCCAGGAATGCCACGGGCGCAACGCGGGCCATTCTCGAGCACGTCATCCTGCCGCATGCGGCGGTGTGGGCGGAGCTTGCCCGGTTCGGCGAACTCTCCGCGGGCTTGCTCCTGCTGCTCGGTTTCCGGAGCCGCCTCGGCGGCGCGATCGGCCTGGCGGTCGCGCTCTGTTACGCACCGTTCAACTATGCGTTCCACGAATACCATGGCGGCCTGCTGACGCTTCCCGACAGCATGATGGCGGCGCTCTCCGCGGTGCACATTCTCGTGCCGAGCGGCAGAATGTTCGGCCTGGACGCAGTGCTCGCGCGACGCGGCGGGATGGCGAAGACGGCGCGGCCAATGGCCGGTCACGAAGCAGCGCAATGA
- a CDS encoding porin family protein: MIRRIAGLIGLCVMTAARLNGQISVSAVAGLVSLNWSFSTGCQDCQHALGGLAAGGAFNFPMGRRLSFAPELLYVRKGSGLDYPADVRIEYRVGYVEVPLLLRYVARTSGEVRPYIIAGPEFGITATCSAKAINSPANGSTVFVVPCTTGEAGISEDQPDPLDFGVIVGAGVTFHRLSASVRYDRGLTDIYSRYTGSGTVHNTAWLVLIAARL, encoded by the coding sequence ATGATCCGACGAATTGCCGGGTTGATCGGACTCTGCGTCATGACGGCCGCGCGCCTCAACGGTCAGATATCGGTCAGTGCCGTCGCCGGATTGGTGTCGTTGAACTGGTCGTTCAGCACCGGCTGCCAGGATTGCCAGCACGCCCTGGGCGGTCTCGCCGCTGGAGGTGCATTCAACTTCCCAATGGGCAGGAGGCTCAGCTTCGCGCCTGAGCTGCTGTACGTGCGGAAGGGCTCGGGTCTCGATTATCCAGCCGATGTCAGGATCGAGTATCGGGTCGGCTACGTGGAAGTGCCGCTTCTCCTGCGATATGTGGCGCGGACGAGCGGAGAGGTACGTCCCTACATCATCGCGGGCCCGGAATTCGGAATCACCGCCACCTGCTCAGCAAAGGCAATCAACAGTCCGGCGAACGGCAGTACCGTCTTCGTCGTTCCCTGCACCACCGGTGAAGCGGGTATATCCGAGGACCAGCCGGACCCTTTGGACTTCGGCGTGATCGTCGGCGCGGGCGTCACCTTCCACCGTTTGTCGGCATCGGTACGCTACGATCGAGGACTAACCGACATCTACAGCAGATACACGGGATCCGGGACTGTACACAATACGGCCTGGCTCGTCCTGATCGCCGCTCGTCTCTAA
- a CDS encoding DUF1036 domain-containing protein, with the protein MNRFRLLLATGTVLALPATLAAQRASLEICNHGKFTVDVAYAQRIQLLITGYRWSTEGWYPVDAGTCKTVYDEPYDAAGPITPQSGARIALIAFTENKWRTLLPNNGDTLGWMKPGRGKICIDLKSQGFTYDEPQGDPAANCGVMAVPATWDFFPDDPGQYSYGINWEAGAVSTVIAGDDKSAPGSISYFCSSTDKRPVVYFSDIFDQPDAGSDADNFLTYERDILRFEAYLTEHYGFPDKEGLVECVHIPTTASTAGGMVAGKQKLKAMVIAAGKKAVETSWNYVTTDETDTSNADVTRGDVETLTPRGRAALFNWIQADVATYLAASKTGFNGYKSGDVILQQGLRMWTSSEKPALARGCWVVQGDSTTTLSCTMPIEKELERGYYDLLVEDVAAALPAGWSAGPPNPFGGSLPSSEFVSTTGAHAEIWLTEPQDDVYELSFELVSAPVRH; encoded by the coding sequence ATGAACCGATTCCGCCTCCTCCTCGCCACTGGCACCGTCCTCGCCCTTCCCGCCACGCTCGCCGCGCAGCGCGCCTCCCTCGAGATCTGCAATCACGGCAAGTTCACGGTCGACGTCGCCTACGCCCAGCGGATTCAGCTGCTCATCACCGGCTACCGGTGGTCAACGGAAGGCTGGTATCCCGTCGACGCCGGCACCTGCAAGACGGTGTACGACGAACCGTACGACGCCGCCGGCCCGATCACGCCGCAGAGCGGTGCGCGCATCGCACTCATCGCGTTCACCGAGAACAAGTGGCGCACGCTGCTGCCCAACAACGGCGATACGCTGGGCTGGATGAAGCCCGGCCGCGGCAAGATCTGCATCGATCTCAAGTCGCAGGGATTCACCTATGACGAGCCGCAGGGCGATCCGGCGGCCAATTGCGGCGTCATGGCTGTGCCAGCCACCTGGGATTTCTTCCCGGACGACCCCGGCCAGTACAGCTATGGCATCAACTGGGAGGCCGGAGCGGTATCGACCGTCATCGCCGGCGACGACAAGTCCGCACCCGGGTCGATCTCCTACTTCTGTTCGTCGACCGACAAGCGGCCGGTGGTCTATTTCAGCGACATCTTCGATCAGCCAGATGCCGGCTCGGATGCCGACAACTTCCTCACCTACGAACGCGACATCTTGAGATTCGAGGCCTATCTCACGGAGCACTACGGCTTTCCGGACAAGGAAGGCCTGGTGGAATGTGTCCACATACCGACCACCGCCAGCACGGCGGGAGGTATGGTCGCGGGGAAGCAGAAGCTGAAGGCGATGGTGATCGCTGCCGGGAAGAAGGCTGTCGAGACGAGCTGGAACTACGTCACCACGGATGAAACCGACACCAGCAACGCCGACGTGACCCGCGGCGATGTCGAGACGCTGACGCCGAGAGGACGTGCGGCGCTCTTCAACTGGATACAGGCGGACGTTGCGACCTACCTCGCCGCATCGAAGACCGGTTTCAACGGCTACAAGAGCGGCGATGTCATCCTGCAGCAGGGACTTCGCATGTGGACGTCGAGCGAGAAGCCGGCGCTGGCGCGCGGATGCTGGGTGGTGCAGGGCGATTCGACCACGACATTGTCGTGCACCATGCCGATCGAGAAGGAACTGGAACGAGGGTACTACGACCTGCTGGTGGAGGATGTCGCCGCGGCACTTCCCGCCGGCTGGAGTGCCGGTCCCCCGAATCCGTTCGGCGGGTCGCTGCCGAGCTCGGAGTTCGTGTCGACGACCGGCGCGCACGCGGAGATCTGGCTCACCGAACCGCAGGACGACGTGTATGAGCTGAGCTTCGAGCTCGTGTCGGCGCCGGTGCGGCACTAA
- a CDS encoding cupin domain-containing protein: MICQGFETTDPITGTRLVVLKGARETGGRGWVTEVHCPEGAGPWGPAHVHRVWTETFEVVQGTASYRLGKEVRTLQPGETIVMPPGVPHLHPWNTGSGIMVFRHTNDFGATTPEAVHDVLGAFATINGLAGEGRVGTNGVPKNPLQVAATIRLLTKHGGFDATLPIPLQLAVSATFGRLAELLGYRAIYDRYLE; encoded by the coding sequence ATGATCTGCCAGGGTTTCGAAACCACGGATCCAATCACCGGGACACGGCTTGTCGTGTTGAAGGGAGCCCGGGAAACAGGTGGCCGGGGCTGGGTGACCGAGGTCCATTGTCCCGAGGGCGCAGGACCGTGGGGCCCGGCGCACGTGCATCGGGTCTGGACAGAAACATTTGAGGTGGTCCAGGGAACCGCGAGCTACCGCCTGGGTAAGGAAGTGCGGACGCTCCAGCCGGGCGAGACGATCGTGATGCCGCCGGGCGTGCCACACCTGCATCCATGGAATACCGGGTCGGGCATCATGGTCTTTCGGCACACCAACGATTTCGGCGCGACGACTCCCGAGGCGGTGCATGACGTGCTCGGTGCGTTTGCCACGATCAACGGACTCGCCGGTGAGGGGCGGGTCGGCACGAACGGCGTGCCGAAGAACCCGCTGCAGGTCGCGGCGACGATACGGTTGCTGACGAAGCACGGCGGGTTCGATGCCACGTTGCCGATTCCGCTCCAGCTGGCCGTCAGCGCTACCTTCGGACGGCTCGCTGAACTCCTCGGATATCGAGCGATCTACGATCGGTACCTTGAGTGA